The nucleotide sequence GCACTCGAGGTCCTCGGCGTCATCGACGTGCAGCACGGGACCGGCGCGGTCCTCGTCTACCGCCCCAACGTTCCCTCCGTACTCAAGGGACTGCGGGAGCACCGGAGCCGCCTCCCCGAGATTGCGGAGGCCCGCAGCACCCTCGAAGTGAAGCTGGCCGAGCTTGCCGCCGAGCGGCGCACCGACGAGGACATGCAGGCGATTGACAAGGCGCTGGACGCCATGGCGGAAGAGGTGGCCTCGGGCGCAAAGGGGGCGCACGGCGATGAGCTGTTCCACCAGGCCATCACTGCCGCGGCGCACTCCGGCGTATTGGCCCAGCTTATGACCTTCATTGCGGAGATGATCCTGGAAACGCGGCTGGAGTCGCTGGGGCAGCCCGGCCGGCCTGAACAGTCCCTGGCATCCCACCGCAAGATCGCCGATGCCATCCGGGCCCAGGATTCGGAGGCAGCCGCGGCAGCGATGCTGGACCACATCACCCTCGTGTCCGACGTCGCCCTGCTGAAGTAAGCCCGTGAAGCCGTTTCTGCTGCTCGCCTCACGGGCCGAGGACGTCGCCGCGGAGGACGAATACGAGGCGTACCTGCGCTTTGGCGGGCTGGAGCCGCACCAGCTGAAGCGGATCCGGATGGAGCGCGAACCACTGCCGGAGCTGGACTTGGACGACTACTCCGGCGTCATCGTGGGCGGCAGCCCGTTCACCTCAAGCGACCCGCCCGAAAAGAAGAGCGAAGCCCAGCACCGCGTGGAGCGTGAACTGTCCGGGCTGCTGGACCGGATCGTGGCGGAGGACTTCCCCTTCCTGGGCGCCTGCTACGGCGTCGGCACCCTTGGCCTGCACCAGGGCGCGGTGATCGACCGGACGTACGGCGAGCAGTTGGGCGGCGTGACCATCAGCCTCAGCCCCGAGGGCCTGCGGGATCCCCTGCTGGCCGGCCTTCCCGCACAGTTCACGGCATTCACGGGCCACAAGGAAGGGTGCACGGTGCTGCCCCCGCACGCCGTGCTGCTGGCGAGCTCCGCCGCCTGCCCGGTCCACATGTTCCGGATCAAGCAGAACCTGTATGCCACCCAGTTTCATCCGGAACTCGACGCCGAGGGCCTGGTGACCAGGATCGACATCTACCGCCACGCCGGGTACTTCCCGCCGGAATCCGCTGAAGAACTGATGGCGCAGGCCCGGACCTTCACCGCCACCGAACCGATGAAGATCCTGCGGAATTTCGTGAAGCTCTACGGACGGTAACTCCGGCGTCCGTCCGGGCTGTCCCGGGAAGGGGTATGTCCTTACAGGCGGGCCGGTGCTAGCGTCGGGGAATCCACAATCCGGCTTGGGCTTTCAAGGGAGAAATAGCCATGCTGTCAGATTCTTCATTCCCGGTGGTTAAGGCAACGCTGCCCGTCGTGGGCGAGCACATCCACGAGATTGCAACCCGTTTCTATCAGC is from Arthrobacter sp. QXT-31 and encodes:
- a CDS encoding FadR/GntR family transcriptional regulator is translated as MPRKTAAQQISRVARPRLYEQLVEQLMDFIESAQLGPGDTLPAERDLAERLGVSRATLAQALVALEVLGVIDVQHGTGAVLVYRPNVPSVLKGLREHRSRLPEIAEARSTLEVKLAELAAERRTDEDMQAIDKALDAMAEEVASGAKGAHGDELFHQAITAAAHSGVLAQLMTFIAEMILETRLESLGQPGRPEQSLASHRKIADAIRAQDSEAAAAAMLDHITLVSDVALLK
- a CDS encoding glutamine amidotransferase; translation: MKPFLLLASRAEDVAAEDEYEAYLRFGGLEPHQLKRIRMEREPLPELDLDDYSGVIVGGSPFTSSDPPEKKSEAQHRVERELSGLLDRIVAEDFPFLGACYGVGTLGLHQGAVIDRTYGEQLGGVTISLSPEGLRDPLLAGLPAQFTAFTGHKEGCTVLPPHAVLLASSAACPVHMFRIKQNLYATQFHPELDAEGLVTRIDIYRHAGYFPPESAEELMAQARTFTATEPMKILRNFVKLYGR